Genomic window (Acidimicrobiales bacterium):
CGTCCTCGGCGAATGCGGCCGCCGGCGGGTCGAGCCGCTCGGAGAACGACAGTTCCAGCGGCAGCCCGCCCCGTCCCACCACGGCGGGGGCGGCGAAGACGGCATCGGCGACCGGCTGCCATGTGCGCCCCTCGCCTTCCTCCAGCAGGTGCACCCGGTCGAAGGCGACCTCTAAGCAGTAGTCGGCCAGAGCGGCGGCGGCGGGAGCGATGCGCTCGACGGCGAGGTCGTCGGCCAGCGTCACATGGGGCACGAACGGCCACGTCAACGAACGGGCCAGCGGCTCCACGAACACCCGGTCACGCAAGGCGTGCAGGTCACCCAGGTCGCCGTCGACGGCCAGGTAGACGACGGGGTTGACCGGGTGGAAGGTGGCCGCCGGCCCCAGCGACAGACGGAAGGGGCGGGTGGCTGCGGCGGCGGCCCGCAGGCGGGTGAAGGCGTCGTCGAGGCGGTCGTGGCGCACGTTCACGGGTGGCACGAGGGTGACGTGCGGGGGGATGCGGGCGAGCGCACCGTCGCCCAAGGCGCGCCGCAGCCCGTTCACCTCGGTGGCGACGGGCTCGGGCAGGAGGAGGGCGACGCCCAGTCGGGCCTTGGGCACGGCCACGACGATGGCACAACGGGCGTGGCCGGCTCGGGCTTGGGGAAGGAAGCCCGGCATGGAGCGGACGACCGACAAGCACAGCGCCCGAGTGGACGACGCCATGGAGCACGAGGTGCAGTCCCTGGTCGACGGCCGAGGAGGCGAGTCACGGTCCCAGGAGTCGCGGATGGCCGAGCCGGTGGCCGAAGGCGAGGTGGAGATCAACCCCGGGGCCCGTCACGACGACCACGACGACCAGGGCATCGGCGTGTCACGGGTGACAGCCGACGACCGGGCCGACCTGGCCCGGTTCGTGGCCTCGGCCCATTGGCCCGCTACCCGCGAAGACCTGCTCGAAGCGGCCGACGGCGACCATGCCACCGACCGGATCATGGAGACGCTCGGTCGGCTCCCCCACGGCTCCGAGGCCTACGAAAACCTCCAAGCCGTGTGG
Coding sequences:
- a CDS encoding GNAT family N-acetyltransferase translates to MPGFLPQARAGHARCAIVVAVPKARLGVALLLPEPVATEVNGLRRALGDGALARIPPHVTLVPPVNVRHDRLDDAFTRLRAAAAATRPFRLSLGPAATFHPVNPVVYLAVDGDLGDLHALRDRVFVEPLARSLTWPFVPHVTLADDLAVERIAPAAAALADYCLEVAFDRVHLLEEGEGRTWQPVADAVFAAPAVVGRGGLPLELSFSERLDPPAAAFAEDEWRRLHDDVGPGRIPVAVTGRRDGQVVGVAVGWAEPAAAVAYLHDLIVEAGVRNEGIGSHLLAAFESWAAERGCDTLRVRTDTAERFYRERGWVEELRLPEYRRGVEFVQLRRDRGDQE
- a CDS encoding DUF2795 domain-containing protein; this translates as MERTTDKHSARVDDAMEHEVQSLVDGRGGESRSQESRMAEPVAEGEVEINPGARHDDHDDQGIGVSRVTADDRADLARFVASAHWPATREDLLEAADGDHATDRIMETLGRLPHGSEAYENLQAVWKALGGEVEDGHTH